In Procambarus clarkii isolate CNS0578487 chromosome 13, FALCON_Pclarkii_2.0, whole genome shotgun sequence, the following are encoded in one genomic region:
- the LOC123748965 gene encoding trichohyalin-like translates to MEASSSAADTAALEKVQHRASKVIPELTLSEEQDRLQALSEEQDRLQALAEGQDRLQALAEEQDRLQALAEGQDRLQALSEEQDRLQALSEEQDRLQALAEEQDRLQALAEEQDRLQALAEGQDRLQALSEEQDRLQALAEEQDRLQALAEGQDRLQALSEEQDRLQALSEGQDRLQALSEEQDRLQALAEGQDRLQALSEEQDRLQAPSEGQDRLQALAEGQDRLQALSEEQDRLQALSEGQDRLQALSEEQDRLQALSEGQDRLQALAEGQDRLQALSEEQDRLQALSEGQDRLQALSEEQDRLQALAEGQDRLQALSEEQDRLQALAEGQDRLQALSEEQDRLQALAEGQDRLQALAEGQDRLQALSEEQDRLQALSEEQDRLQALAEGQDRLQALSEEQDRLQALAEGQDRLQALSEEQDRLQALAEGQDRLQALAEGQDRLQALSEEQDRLQALSEEQDRLQALSEEQDRLQALSEEQDRLQALAEGQDRLQALSEEQDRLQALSEEQDRLQALSEEQDRLQALSEEQDRLQALSEEQDRLQALSEEQDRLQALSEEQDRLQALSEEQDRLQALSEEQDRLQALSEEQDRLQALSEEQDRLQALSEEQDRLQALSEEQDRLQDVNGLHLLSSCPINLLLNSVRSLFCPINLSLSGTDGGIQGDQFQQWWNAIVPIS, encoded by the coding sequence CACTATCAGAAGAGCAGGATAGGCTACAAGCACTATCAGAAGAGCAGGATAGGCTGCAAGCACTAGCAGAAGGGCAGGATAGGCTGCAAGCACTAGCAGAAGAGCAGGATAGGCTACAAGCACTAGCAGAAGGGCAGGATAGGCTACAAGCACTATCAGAAGAGCAGGATAGGCTGCAAGCACTATCAGAAGAGCAGGATAGGCTGCAAGCACTAGCAGAAGAGCAGGATAGGCTGCAAGCACTAGCAGAAGAGCAGGATAGGCTACAAGCACTAGCAGAAGGGCAGGATAGGCTACAAGCACTATCAGAAGAGCAGGATAGGCTGCAAGCACTAGCAGAAGAGCAGGATAGGCTACAAGCACTAGCAGAAGGGCAGGATAGGCTGCAAGCACTATCAGAAGAGCAGGATAGACTACAAGCACTATCAGAAGGGCAGGATAGGCTGCAAGCACTATCAGAAGAGCAGGATAGACTACAAGCACTAGCAGAAGGGCAGGATAGGCTGCAAGCACTATCAGAAGAGCAGGATAGGCTGCAAGCACCATCAGAAGGGCAGGATAGGCTGCAAGCACTAGCAGAAGGGCAGGATAGGCTGCAAGCACTATCAGAAGAGCAGGATAGACTACAAGCACTATCAGAAGGGCAGGATAGGCTGCAAGCACTATCAGAAGAGCAGGATAGGCTGCAAGCACTATCAGAAGGGCAGGATAGGCTACAAGCACTAGCAGAAGGGCAGGATAGGCTGCAAGCACTATCAGAAGAGCAGGATAGACTACAAGCACTATCAGAAGGGCAGGATAGGCTGCAAGCACTATCAGAAGAGCAGGATAGGCTACAAGCACTAGCAGAAGGGCAGGATAGGCTGCAAGCACTATCAGAAGAGCAGGATAGGCTGCAAGCACTAGCAGAAGGGCAGGATAGGCTGCAAGCACTATCAGAAGAGCAGGATAGGCTGCAAGCACTAGCAGAAGGGCAGGATAGGCTGCAAGCACTAGCAGAAGGGCAGGATAGGCTGCAAGCACTATCAGAAGAGCAGGATAGGCTGCAAGCACTATCAGAAGAGCAGGATAGGCTACAAGCACTAGCAGAAGGGCAGGATAGGCTGCAAGCACTATCAGAAGAGCAGGATAGGCTGCAAGCACTAGCAGAAGGGCAGGATAGGCTGCAAGCACTATCAGAAGAGCAGGATAGGCTGCAAGCACTAGCAGAAGGGCAGGATAGGCTGCAAGCACTAGCAGAAGGGCAGGATAGGCTGCAAGCACTATCAGAAGAGCAGGATAGGCTGCAAGCACTATCAGAAGAGCAGGATAGGCTGCAAGCACTATCAGAAGAGCAGGATAGGCTGCAAGCACTATCAGAAGAGCAGGATAGGCTGCAAGCACTAGCAGAAGGGCAGGATAGGCTGCAAGCACTATCAGAAGAGCAGGATAGGCTGCAAGCACTATCAGAAGAGCAGGATAGGCTGCAAGCACTATCAGAAGAGCAGGATAGGCTGCAAGCACTATCAGAAGAGCAGGATAGGCTGCAAGCACTATCAGAAGAGCAGGATAGGCTGCAAGCACTATCAGAAGAGCAGGATAGGCTGCAAGCACTATCAGAAGAGCAGGATAGGCTGCAAGCACTATCAGAAGAGCAGGATAGGCTGCAAGCACTATCAGAAGAGCAGGATAGGCTGCAAGCACTATCAGAAGAGCAGGATAGGCTGCAAGCATTATCAGAAGAGCAGGATAGGCTGCAAGCACTATCAGAAGAGCAGGATAGGCTGCAAGCATTATCAGAAGAGCAGGATAGGCTGCAGGATGTCAACGGTCTTCACCTTCTTTCATCTTGTCCAATAAATTTACTTTTAAATTCAGTTCGGTCTTTGTTTTGTCCAATAAATTTATCGTTATCAGGAACTGATGGAGGGATACAGGGAGATCAATTTCAACAATGGTGGAATGCAATTGTTCCAATTTCATAA